In the Ostrinia nubilalis chromosome 15, ilOstNubi1.1, whole genome shotgun sequence genome, one interval contains:
- the LOC135078401 gene encoding uncharacterized protein LOC135078401, giving the protein MLAISPPAMASSVADEAAPVGRMVDSSQSEDRKMIRLVRERPLLYARNNMPVASVYSRVKGLWREVADQMGWSVMDVRRKWSHVRNSYSRHLRNEIHGARTGRGRRVSRWYLADELDFLREHMATDLRMSPTFPYSASLLEIEGIKSPQQEPVETKPFINNPWLSIPSTFEPKAEPPSNDDSCSSTFEADENSSFFQFFRGIHNDYQELSARRQRIYKKKCLDFLLELLDEQDSTQSPLYQSGAINLSNSSHASDDEREHKVCVVEHLVELPPASD; this is encoded by the exons ATGTTGGCGATAAGTCCGCCGGCGATGGCGTCTTCGGTGGCGGACGAGGCGGCGCCCGTGGGCCGCATGGTGGACTCCAGCCAGTCGGAGGACCGCAAGATGATCCGGCTGGTCCGCGAGCGGCCGCTGCTGTACGCGCGCAACAACATGCCCGTGGCCAGCGTGTACTCGCGCGTCAAGGGCCTGTGGCGCGAGGTGGCCGACCAGATGGGCTGGAGCG TGATGGACGTGCGGCGCAAGTGGTCCCACGTGCGCAACTCGTACTCGCGGCACCTGCGCAACGAGATCCACGGCGCGCGCACCGGCCGCGGCCGCCGCGTGTCGCGCTGGTACCTGGCCGACGAGCTGGACTTCCTGCGCGAGCACATGGCCACCGACCT ACGAATGTCACCTACCTTCCCATACTCTGCATCGCTTCTCGAAATAGAAGGAATAAAGTCGCCGCAGCAGGAGCCGGTGGAGACCAAGCCCTTCATCAACAACCCCTGGCTGAGCATCCCCTCGACCTTCGAGCCCAAGGCCGAGCCGCCCTCCAACGATGACAGCTGCAGCTCGACGTTCGAGGCCGACGAGAACTCCTCCTTTTTCCAGTTCTTCCGCGGCATCCACAACGACTACCAGGAGCTATCCGCCAGACGGCAGCGCATCTACAAGAAAAAGTGTTTGGACTTTTTGTTGGAGCTTCTGGACGAGCAGGATTCGACGCAGTCGCCGCTGTACCAGAGCGGAGCCATCAACCTGTCCAACTCGTCGCACGCCAGCGACGACGAGCGCGAGCACAAGGTCTGCGTCGTGGAGCACCTCGTGGAGCTGCCGCCCGCCTCCGACTGA
- the LOC135078402 gene encoding uncharacterized protein LOC135078402 has product MPFQWDWDTTVKLIDMFRDRPVLWDINREDHKERCKRMTAWQAIAAQLRVPQPAVVNQMRAQLAKYQRHLQQSAGDRSRCLSFPRMSFLHPSWVESVQRQIEFDEEESGSESETEKEERPSASRSARPAPKSASLEQSVWTREHSVKVSFSVNVPGGSSAATSSSRTQRSPVVESREAPKRKRESSPRATNPTPENTCSERKPRDEFAVFGEHVANKLRNVSNCPARSTAQFLINDILYKAEMGRYNDATRNHNSNDEPEEPRPSRNIDSEPSHYSDSD; this is encoded by the exons ATGCCTTTCCAATGGGACTGGGATACCACCGTCAAGCTCATCGACATGTTCCGGGACAGGCCCGTGCTGTGGGACATCAACCGAGAAGATCATAAG GAACGATGCAAGAGGATGACCGCCTGGCAGGCGATCGCCGCGCAGTTGCGCGTGCCGCAGCCGGCGGTGGTGAACCAGATGCGCGCGCAGCTCGCGAAATACCAGCGACATCTGCAGCAGAGCG CAGGCGACCGCAGCCGCTGCCTGTCGTTCCCGCGGATGTCGTTCCTGCACCCGTCCTGGGTGGAGAGCGTCCAG CGCCAAATTGAATTTGATGAGGAAGAATCCGGATCCGAATCCGAAACCGAAAAAGAAGAGCGCCCCTCTGCGTCTCGCAGCGCCAGACCTGCGCCGAAGTCGGCTTCGCTGGAGCAATCAGTGTGGACACGAGAACATAGCGTGAAGGTGAGCTTCTCCGTCAATGTTCCGGGGGGGTCGAGCGCTGCCACGAGCTCCTCGCGCACGCAACGCTCCCCCGTCGTCGAGTCTAGAGAAGCGCCGAAAAGGAAACGGGAAAGCAGCCCCCGCGCCACGAACCCAACGCCTGAAAACACCTGCAGCGAGAGGAAGCCCAGGGACGAATTTGCGGTGTTCGGGGAACACGTCGCCAACAAACTGCGGAATGTAAGCAACTGTCCAGCGAGGAGCACCGCGCAATTCCTTATAAACGACATTCTTTACAAAGCGGAGATGGGGAGGTATAATGATGCCACTCGGAATCACAATTCAAATGATGAACCTGAAGAACCTCGCCCGTCTCGGAATATTGACAGCGAGCCCAGCCACTACAGCGATTCGGATTAA